Genomic segment of Erythrobacter sp. BLCC-B19:
CGCGGCCTCCGATGGCGAAGGCGACACCGAACTGCCTGCGCCGGTCGAAGCGCCCGCCGAACCCGAAGCGGCTGCCGAAACGGACGCCGCGGCTGACGCAGAAGCCGAAGCCCCGGCCGAAAAGCCCAAGCGCAAGCGCGCCCCGCGCAAGACCAAGGCCATGCTCGCCGCCGAAGCGGAAGCTGCTGCGGCACAGGCAGAGGCACCTGCCGAGGCGGAAGTCCCGGCAGAAGCTGCCGAAGAGGCTCCGGCTGAAAAGCCCAAGCGCAAGCGTGCGCCCCGCAAGGCCAAGGTCGCCGAGGCCGAGCCTGCTGCGACCGCCGAGGTCAGCGAGCCCGCTCCTGCTGCCGCAGAACCGGCAGCTGAAGCGGCGCCGTCTGCCGATGCCGCTCCCGATGCCGAGGCCAAGCCGCGCCGCGGCTGGTGGCAGCGCACTTTCGGCGAGTAAGATGCACAAGGGGCAGCGCGCCGTGCGGTCGCTGATCGCGCTGGCCGCTGCCCTGATTGCATTCGCCCTGCCCGGGCTTGCCTCACCTGCCTTGGCCTCGTCGCAGTCCGCACAGACCGACGAAGGCCCAGCCATGGCAGCCTATCGCAGCGGCGACTACGACACTGCCCGCACGCTTTGGCAACAGGGCTGCGATGCGGGATCGATGCGCGACTGCTTCGAAGTCGGCATCGTCTACCGCGACGGCGAAGGGGTCGCACCCGATGCGGCGCGCTACCTCGCCCTGATGGCCCGCGCCTGCGATGGCGGGATAGGTGCGGCCTGCCACAATCTCGCCCGCGAGGAATTGCGCGCCGCCGAGGAGGGCACCGGCAGCGTGACCCCGGCCCAAGTCACAGCGGGCACTGCCTTCTACGCCCGCGCCTGCAAACTCGGCACGCAGGTCAGCTGCCGCAATCTCAGCCTCCACCTCGCGCGCGAAGCAGCAAAAGGCGACAAGGCCGCGCTCGATAGCCTGCGCCAGGCCTGCCTCGACGGTTCCGGCTCGGTCTGCTTCGGTCTCGCCAGCCTTTACGATATCCACCTTGAGGCGAGCCTCGGCGATGATCCGGCCGCCGCCAATGCGGCGCTGTTGCTCGGGTGCGAACGGATGGATCGTGACAGCTGCCAGAACCTCGCGTGGCATTACGACCACGGCTTCGGCTTTGCGACCAACCGCGTGCGCGGATCGGCGCTCTATCATCTTGCCTGCGACGATGATCCGGGCTTCGTGTGCCCCATGGTTCCCGGCAGCGCGATTGCCGCCCACCCCGACAGGGATGCCCCGGTCAGCCGGCAATGGCAGCGCGCCGCGGGCGCCTACCGCGCGGCCTGCGAGGATGGGCTGGCGATGGGATGCTTCGGCTATGCGCGGCTCATCGCCAAAAGCGGCAAGGGCGAAAGCGAGGGCGCTGCGATGCGCGAATGGCTCGGCAAGGCGCTCAGTCTTTCGCCCGGAATGCCGGTTGCAACGGAGCTGCTGCGGCGGGTCGAGGCAGGCGAATTGCCGCCTGCGCCGCTCGGCTGATCACGCGCCCGCCTTGCGCGCCACCCCCCACTCCATCCATCCGGCAAAGCGCGGCGCCTTGGGGGTGTAGCCCTGCCCCAAGGTCTCGACGGCAAAGCCTGCTCCGGTCAGCGCGCTGGCAATGGGCCGGGTCAGATGGCAGCCACCCGCAAGCCGTTTCCACAAGGGCTCGACCCGCTCCTGCCACCCGCGCACGCCAGCGTCGGGCGCACGGCCATGTTCTAGGAACAGGGCTTGCCCGCCGGGGCGCAGGATCCGGCGCAGCTCGCGCATCACCTGCGTGGGATCATCGACCGAGCACAAGGTGAAGGTGCACACCACGCAGTCAAAGCTGGCATCGGCGAACGGAATCGCCTCGCCCCGCCCCTGCCTGAGGTCGGCCGCCCAGCCCTTCGCCCGCGCCGCAGCGCGCGTGGCATCGAGCAGCCCCTCATGCGGGTCGATCCCGGCATAGGAGGTGATCGCGCGGGCATCGTAGAATTCGTGATTGATCCCGCCCCCGCAGCCCAGCTCGAACACGTCGCCGCGCGCCCTCGGCACCACCGCGGCGCGGCGTTTCATCACCTGTCCCTGCGAGCACGCACAGGTGATCAGCCGCGGCATGACGTTCGCCTCGTACCAGTCGCGCAGCCCCATCACGCCCTCCTCGCTTGCCTCTTTCCCCGCCGCGCAATGCGTGGCACGTTATGCGGGAAATGCCAAAAGGCTTCTTGGCAGGCCAATGCATCTTGGGAGGGATGCCCTGATGAACACCGACACCCCCGGCGCGGCAACACCCCGATCGCGTTTCACCTTTCATCCCAAGCTGTGGATCGGCGCGGCGATGCTGCTCGCCTTTCCGGCGCTCGGAACGATGATGGGCGAGGCCCAGTGGGGCGCTGAGGACTTCGCGGCGATGGCGCTGCTGCTCGCGCTGCTGTGCGGCGCGATCGAGGCAGCGATACACTTCCTCGATGCGCCGCGCTGG
This window contains:
- a CDS encoding tetratricopeptide repeat protein, with product MHKGQRAVRSLIALAAALIAFALPGLASPALASSQSAQTDEGPAMAAYRSGDYDTARTLWQQGCDAGSMRDCFEVGIVYRDGEGVAPDAARYLALMARACDGGIGAACHNLAREELRAAEEGTGSVTPAQVTAGTAFYARACKLGTQVSCRNLSLHLAREAAKGDKAALDSLRQACLDGSGSVCFGLASLYDIHLEASLGDDPAAANAALLLGCERMDRDSCQNLAWHYDHGFGFATNRVRGSALYHLACDDDPGFVCPMVPGSAIAAHPDRDAPVSRQWQRAAGAYRAACEDGLAMGCFGYARLIAKSGKGESEGAAMREWLGKALSLSPGMPVATELLRRVEAGELPPAPLG
- a CDS encoding class I SAM-dependent methyltransferase, with product MGLRDWYEANVMPRLITCACSQGQVMKRRAAVVPRARGDVFELGCGGGINHEFYDARAITSYAGIDPHEGLLDATRAAARAKGWAADLRQGRGEAIPFADASFDCVVCTFTLCSVDDPTQVMRELRRILRPGGQALFLEHGRAPDAGVRGWQERVEPLWKRLAGGCHLTRPIASALTGAGFAVETLGQGYTPKAPRFAGWMEWGVARKAGA